A part of Candidatus Sulfotelmatobacter sp. genomic DNA contains:
- a CDS encoding response regulator, with the protein MNKPRVLIAEDEPHLREVLRFQLEAAGFEVLVAEDGQRAVDLALEQLPDVLLCDVMMPHLDGFEVTHRLRAAYATRHIPIVMLTAKAEADDKVHGLQGGANDYVTKPWQQKELVLRIRNVLEWSRQQRSASPLTGLPGNLSINEEVERRLASGEPFAFLQIDIDFFKAFNDRYGYARGDQAIQALARIIVETVQRHGQSNFVGHIGGDDFIVVSTPPVAEALGRDILAQFDAAAKAFYDAEDLDRGHVEVHNRRHVLERFPLMSLTIALVSTDRMPVTHLAQLTDISQELKAHGKSMPGSVLVNERRQGGESADRNAAA; encoded by the coding sequence GTGAACAAACCACGTGTTCTGATCGCAGAAGACGAACCGCATCTGCGTGAGGTCCTGCGCTTCCAGCTCGAAGCGGCGGGCTTCGAGGTGCTGGTGGCCGAGGACGGTCAGCGCGCCGTCGACCTCGCGCTCGAGCAGCTTCCCGACGTCCTGCTCTGCGACGTGATGATGCCCCACCTCGACGGCTTCGAGGTGACGCATCGCCTGCGCGCGGCCTATGCCACGCGACACATCCCGATCGTCATGCTCACCGCCAAGGCCGAGGCCGACGACAAGGTGCACGGGCTGCAGGGCGGCGCCAACGACTACGTCACCAAGCCCTGGCAGCAGAAGGAGCTGGTGCTGCGCATCCGCAACGTGCTCGAGTGGAGCCGGCAGCAGCGGTCGGCGAGTCCGCTCACGGGTCTGCCCGGCAATCTCTCGATCAACGAAGAGGTGGAGCGGCGACTGGCGAGCGGGGAGCCGTTCGCGTTCCTGCAGATCGACATCGACTTCTTCAAGGCCTTCAACGACCGCTACGGCTACGCGCGCGGCGACCAGGCCATCCAGGCGCTGGCGCGGATCATCGTCGAAACCGTGCAGCGCCATGGCCAGAGCAATTTCGTCGGGCACATCGGCGGCGACGATTTCATCGTGGTCAGCACGCCTCCCGTGGCGGAAGCGCTCGGCCGCGACATCCTGGCCCAGTTCGACGCCGCGGCGAAGGCGTTCTACGACGCCGAGGATCTCGATCGCGGTCACGTCGAGGTGCACAACCGGCGGCACGTGCTCGAGCGCTTTCCGCTGATGAGCCTCACCATCGCGCTGGTCAGCACCGACCGCATGCCGGTCACTCACCTCGCCCAGCTCACCGACATCTCGCAGGAGTTGAAGGCGCACGGCAAGAGCATGCCGGGCAGCGTGCTGGTGAACGAGCGCCGCCAGGGCGGCGAGTCGGCCGATCGGAATGCCGCGGCATGA
- the cutA gene encoding divalent-cation tolerance protein CutA, giving the protein MLIVWSSFASLADAERVIRALVEERLIACGTVLGGARSIYRWQGEIHNEAEVLAMMKTRKQDWTALLSRLHELHPYDTPECLAVRVAAGAPKYLAWLEEMLSPEERA; this is encoded by the coding sequence ATGCTGATCGTGTGGAGTTCGTTCGCCAGCCTCGCGGATGCCGAACGCGTGATTCGTGCGCTGGTCGAAGAACGCCTGATCGCATGTGGCACGGTGCTGGGTGGGGCCCGCTCGATCTACCGGTGGCAGGGCGAGATTCACAATGAGGCCGAAGTCCTGGCGATGATGAAGACTCGCAAGCAGGATTGGACCGCCCTGCTGTCGCGCCTTCACGAGCTCCATCCCTACGACACTCCCGAGTGTCTCGCGGTGCGCGTCGCGGCCGGCGCGCCGAAGTACCTGGCGTGGCTCGAGGAGATGCTGTCGCCGGAGGAGCGCGCGTGA
- the tsaD gene encoding tRNA (adenosine(37)-N6)-threonylcarbamoyltransferase complex transferase subunit TsaD, producing the protein MSRAEHLVLGIESSCDDSSVAVLEDGHTLRAHLIASQDVHRLYGGVVPELAARAHLEYLPRLVRQALEEARLDATEITGIAVTRAPGLVGSLVVGVAFAKALGLAIGVPVTGVNHIEAHLHAGTLEHGESPLPALALVVSGGHTELVEVLGFRRYRWLGSTRDDAVGEAFDKVAKLLRLGFPGGPAIQRVATDGNPRAFAFPRPMVDQPGFDFSFSGLKTAVALALQSLAADQREARTADLAASFQAAAIDSLVAKTRAALDHTRARALNLGGGVAANRALRERLSELCSERGVALRMPSMRLCADNAAMIALVGAWQLERGLETGPELDATASLEESGLPIAS; encoded by the coding sequence GTGAGCCGGGCCGAGCATCTGGTGCTCGGCATCGAGAGCTCGTGCGACGACAGCTCGGTGGCGGTGCTGGAAGACGGCCATACGCTGCGCGCCCATCTGATCGCCTCGCAGGACGTTCATCGTCTCTACGGCGGCGTGGTGCCCGAGCTCGCGGCGCGCGCGCATCTCGAGTACCTGCCGCGCCTCGTCCGTCAGGCGCTCGAGGAAGCCCGCCTCGATGCCACCGAGATCACCGGCATCGCCGTAACGCGCGCGCCCGGGCTGGTCGGATCGTTGGTCGTGGGCGTGGCCTTCGCCAAGGCGCTCGGGCTCGCGATCGGCGTTCCGGTGACCGGCGTCAACCACATCGAGGCGCATCTGCACGCCGGCACGCTCGAGCACGGCGAGAGCCCGCTTCCGGCGCTGGCGCTGGTGGTGTCGGGCGGGCACACCGAGCTGGTCGAAGTGCTCGGCTTCCGTCGCTACCGCTGGCTCGGCAGCACGCGCGACGACGCGGTGGGCGAGGCCTTCGACAAGGTCGCCAAGCTCCTCCGCCTCGGTTTTCCCGGCGGTCCCGCGATCCAGAGGGTCGCGACGGACGGAAACCCGCGGGCCTTCGCGTTCCCGCGCCCGATGGTGGATCAGCCCGGCTTCGATTTCTCGTTCTCGGGACTCAAGACCGCGGTGGCGCTCGCGCTCCAGTCGCTCGCCGCCGATCAGCGCGAAGCGCGCACCGCGGATCTCGCCGCTTCGTTCCAGGCCGCGGCGATCGATTCGCTGGTGGCGAAGACGCGCGCCGCGCTCGATCACACCCGCGCGCGCGCGCTCAATCTCGGTGGCGGTGTCGCCGCCAATCGCGCGCTCCGCGAGCGCCTCAGCGAGCTGTGCTCCGAGCGCGGCGTCGCGCTGCGCATGCCCTCGATGCGCCTGTGCGCCGACAACGCCGCTATGATCGCGCTGGTCGGCGCCTGGCAGCTCGAGCGCGGGCTCGAGACGGGTCCCGAGCTCGACGCCACCGCCTCGCTCGAAGAGTCGGGCCTGCCGATCGCGAGCTGA
- a CDS encoding HD domain-containing phosphohydrolase: protein MSTILPDIRPEATPESALASLAQAMLALRSAGDLGTACSIAGACAMQGAGASDWRMLRVDPRSGTLICMDPAGTESAYLADAEGPVEWTLQQEMAAYDDGIEQPEAPREASLWTDPPAALATVPLISGGTVCGVLLVAFSSPHPFTQTDRLLLQTLGDGVALTLERAELRRLFEDARRQSARLERRVAEGEETASSLMSVVAHEIRSPLTAIKAYAEALLESLQNAQAPRERFLSIINVECDRLSRLVTDILDLSRLESGQRPLRLSRLEPETLVRETLEGLQPVLHARRIKTAFQIDPGLKLEADADLLRRLLINLLGNAAKFSPIGGEVRITAVPNGEEIMVSVEDQGPGIPAEDLPHVFERFFRSRQAGEQESEGTGLGLAIARGIVELHGGGIRVEIPEKSGTRFVFQLPMRQLATPRARRIARGVMARPDLCTLFDHTVEMVAAAMNAEIVSMMLVDPERGDLSIVAQRGLDGQQLGARRTTLRSGVAGSVAAWGRPLLVNNIETDRRFRRLNHPQYKTKSLLCVPLHVEREVIGVLNVNNKRSGEAFDDDDLAVLTALVERVGSAVERASQHPDSPRLVDEALQAVRSITRLKRESLLGGRQQVHLARALARELQLPETEVDLIGYVASIHDIGMAAVRDEVAHGEPLDDRGRSEVQKHPEVSVEIMRPLEYQLAVRDVILTHHERWDGHGYPRGLRGLEIPLGGRVLAVVDAWESMTRGRPFRAPVPREAAVAELRRSSGAQFDPDVVTAFVRVLEREGGAS, encoded by the coding sequence ATGAGCACGATCCTTCCCGACATCCGGCCCGAGGCGACTCCGGAATCCGCGCTGGCCTCGCTCGCGCAGGCGATGCTGGCGCTGCGCAGCGCCGGCGATCTCGGCACCGCCTGCTCGATCGCCGGCGCCTGCGCCATGCAGGGCGCCGGCGCGTCCGACTGGCGGATGCTGCGGGTGGATCCGCGCAGCGGGACCCTGATCTGCATGGATCCTGCCGGCACCGAGAGCGCCTATCTCGCCGACGCCGAAGGACCGGTCGAGTGGACGCTGCAACAGGAGATGGCCGCTTACGACGACGGCATCGAGCAGCCGGAGGCTCCGCGCGAAGCGTCGCTGTGGACTGATCCTCCCGCGGCGCTCGCGACGGTGCCGCTGATTTCGGGCGGCACGGTCTGTGGCGTGCTGCTGGTGGCGTTCTCGAGCCCGCATCCGTTCACGCAGACCGACCGGCTGCTGCTGCAGACGCTCGGCGACGGAGTGGCGCTGACGCTCGAGCGCGCCGAGCTGCGGCGGCTGTTCGAGGACGCGCGCCGGCAGAGCGCCCGCCTCGAGCGGCGGGTGGCCGAGGGCGAAGAGACCGCTTCGAGCCTCATGTCGGTCGTGGCGCACGAGATTCGCAGTCCGCTGACCGCGATCAAGGCTTACGCCGAGGCGCTGCTCGAAAGCCTGCAGAACGCGCAGGCGCCGCGCGAGCGCTTCCTCAGCATCATCAACGTCGAGTGCGATCGCCTGTCGCGGCTGGTCACCGACATCCTGGACCTCTCGCGTCTCGAATCCGGCCAGCGCCCGCTCCGGCTCTCGCGCCTCGAGCCCGAGACCCTGGTGCGCGAGACCCTCGAAGGACTGCAGCCGGTGCTGCACGCGCGCCGCATCAAGACCGCGTTCCAGATCGATCCCGGGCTCAAGCTCGAGGCCGACGCCGATCTGCTGCGGCGGCTGCTGATCAATCTCCTCGGCAACGCCGCCAAGTTCTCGCCCATCGGCGGCGAAGTGCGCATCACCGCGGTGCCGAACGGGGAAGAGATCATGGTGTCGGTGGAGGACCAGGGTCCCGGCATCCCGGCCGAGGACCTGCCCCACGTCTTCGAGCGCTTCTTCCGCTCGCGGCAGGCCGGCGAGCAGGAGAGCGAGGGCACCGGGCTGGGCCTGGCGATCGCTCGCGGCATCGTCGAGCTCCATGGCGGCGGCATCCGGGTCGAGATCCCGGAGAAGAGCGGCACGCGCTTCGTGTTCCAGCTGCCCATGCGCCAGCTGGCGACGCCGCGCGCCCGCCGCATCGCCCGCGGGGTGATGGCGCGTCCCGACCTCTGCACGCTGTTCGATCACACCGTCGAGATGGTGGCGGCGGCGATGAATGCCGAGATCGTGTCGATGATGCTGGTGGATCCCGAGCGCGGCGATCTGTCGATCGTGGCCCAGCGCGGCCTCGACGGACAGCAGCTCGGCGCGCGTCGCACCACGCTGCGCTCGGGCGTCGCCGGCTCGGTGGCGGCCTGGGGCCGCCCGTTGCTGGTGAACAACATCGAGACCGACCGCCGATTCCGCCGGCTCAACCATCCGCAGTACAAGACCAAGTCGCTGCTGTGCGTGCCGCTCCACGTCGAGCGCGAGGTGATCGGCGTCCTGAACGTCAACAACAAGCGCTCGGGCGAGGCGTTCGATGACGACGATCTGGCGGTGCTCACCGCGCTGGTGGAGCGCGTCGGCAGCGCGGTCGAGCGCGCCAGCCAACATCCCGACAGCCCGCGTCTGGTGGACGAGGCGCTGCAGGCGGTGCGCAGCATCACGCGCCTCAAGCGCGAGAGCCTGCTCGGCGGCCGCCAGCAGGTGCATCTCGCCCGGGCGCTGGCGCGCGAGCTCCAGCTCCCCGAGACCGAGGTGGATCTGATCGGGTACGTCGCCAGCATCCACGACATCGGCATGGCGGCGGTGCGCGACGAAGTCGCTCACGGCGAGCCGCTCGACGATCGGGGACGATCCGAGGTGCAGAAGCATCCCGAGGTCAGCGTCGAGATCATGAGGCCGCTGGAGTACCAGCTCGCGGTGCGCGACGTGATCCTGACGCATCACGAGCGCTGGGACGGCCACGGCTATCCTCGCGGCTTGCGCGGCCTCGAGATTCCGCTGGGTGGACGGGTGCTGGCGGTGGTGGACGCGTGGGAGAGCATGACGCGCGGCCGGCCGTTCCGCGCGCCGGTGCCGCGCGAAGCGGCGGTCGCCGAGCTCCGGCGGTCGTCCGGCGCGCAATTCGATCCCGACGTGGTGACGGCCTTCGTGCGCGTGCTGGAGCGCGAGGGAGGCGCATCGTGA